A window of Micrococcales bacterium genomic DNA:
GCAGATGGCGTCCGTCGAGCAGTGCGAGGCGGCACTGGCCGTCCTCGCCGCACGCCTCGACGAGTACCCGCATGAAGAACGCCGGGACAGCATCCCGGACCGTACCGTCGAACTCACGCTGCTAGACCTCGACGTGAGCTTCCACGGCCGCCTGCACGACGGTCAACTCATTGACATCGAACAGGGCCGCGTCCCCAAGGCGAACATCCGCCTGACCATGAACAGCGATGACCTCTTGGACCTGACCGACAAGCGGTTGGCCTTCTCCCACGCCTGGGCGACCGGTCGCCTGCGACTCAACGCCAGCCTGCGAGATCTACTGCGGCTTCGCAAACTGATGTAATGCCTGGACTGTCGGTCCCACGTCCTGCCCATCACGCCGGCGCACCAGCAACTCGTCCAGCAGGTCAGTCTGTCTGTCCGTGTAACCGCTGAGTACCCGCAGGTCGGGGGCGGCGCGGGTCGGCAGGTCAGCCACGGGCAGGACCAACAATTCCTGCCACGTACTCACACCGGTCAGGACCAGCAGCGAGTCCATCCCTGCGGCGTTGGCCGCTGCGATGTCGGTGTCCAGGCGGTCGCCGATCACCAGGGGTCGCTCGCAATGAGCACGCGACCGCGCCAGCTGCATGATCGGCTCGTGCGGCTTGCCGGTGACTATGGGTGCGCGACCGGTGGCCGAGGCCACAGCGGCCACGAATGTCCCGTTACCAGGCGCGATACCGCGGGCGGTCGGCACCGACATGTCGGAGTTGGATGCCACCCACGCCACGCCACGGGCCACCGCGTAGGAGGCCTCGGCCAGGTCCCTCCACGCCAGTCTCGGCGAGAACCCCTGCACGACCGCGTCAGCCTCGTCCGCCGACTGCACGATCCGCAGACCCTGCGCGGTGACGGCTTGCACGAGGCCCTCCCCACCGGTGACGAGCACCCGGGCTCCGGCGGGTACGAGCGTCGCGAGGTGTGCCGCTGCCGCCTGAGCGGACGTGACGACGTCTTCTGCAGCGACTCGCAGGCCATAGCCGGCCAGCTGTTCGGCGACGGCCTGTGGGGTGCGGCTGGCGTTGTTCGTCACGTACAACACCTGGGCGCCGAATGCCGACAGGGCGGGCACCGCGTGCGGCACGGCCTCCCGGCCGCGGTACACCACGCCGTCGAGGTCGACGAACAGACAGTCGTAGGTCATGCCAGACTCTGGAGTCGCCCCGCCGCGTCTGTCCAGGACCCTTCCTCGTCGATGTCCATGGCGTTCTGCAGCCACTTACGGGCCTGCTCCACATCCCCCTGGTCAGCGAGCAGGTCGCCGAGGGCAAAACGGGAGCGGGCCATCGCAATGGGCGACTTGGCCGCGCGGACCGCCTTCTGCAGAAGCACGCGGGCGGCGTCGTCGTCCTTGAGGTCCCGTCGCGCACCCCCGGCCACAATGAACAATTCCGTGCGGGTGTCCGCGTCCAGCTTCTCCGACTCGAACTGCGTCACCATGTCCAGAGCGCGTTGCGGGCGGCCGAGTCCCCGCTCGCTGTCCGCGGCGATCGGCACGAGGTCGAAGGCACCGCTGATGCGGCGGTAGGCCGCCTCCTCCTTCACCGCCTCCTTGTA
This region includes:
- a CDS encoding SCP2 sterol-binding domain-containing protein, translating into MASVEQCEAALAVLAARLDEYPHEERRDSIPDRTVELTLLDLDVSFHGRLHDGQLIDIEQGRVPKANIRLTMNSDDLLDLTDKRLAFSHAWATGRLRLNASLRDLLRLRKLM
- a CDS encoding HAD-IIA family hydrolase, which encodes MTYDCLFVDLDGVVYRGREAVPHAVPALSAFGAQVLYVTNNASRTPQAVAEQLAGYGLRVAAEDVVTSAQAAAAHLATLVPAGARVLVTGGEGLVQAVTAQGLRIVQSADEADAVVQGFSPRLAWRDLAEASYAVARGVAWVASNSDMSVPTARGIAPGNGTFVAAVASATGRAPIVTGKPHEPIMQLARSRAHCERPLVIGDRLDTDIAAANAAGMDSLLVLTGVSTWQELLVLPVADLPTRAAPDLRVLSGYTDRQTDLLDELLVRRRDGQDVGPTVQALHQFAKPQ